Part of the Phacochoerus africanus isolate WHEZ1 chromosome 8, ROS_Pafr_v1, whole genome shotgun sequence genome is shown below.
TTCACCCCCTGGATACAACACTGACCTTTCAGACCAGGTGCCCTGAGTCACCGAGGGAAGTCCTCCCCAGACATacaaaaggaaggggagggagcctGGTCCTGGTGAACCGCTCAGCTCCCCCAAAGTCAGGGAGCACTCACCCCTGGACACAGCAGCTGGATGCTGGGCCGCCTCCTGAGCTGAATGATGACTCCCAGCTCGTCAGACACCCAAACCAGACGCTCCCGCAAAGCATGGAGAGAGGGGCCCAGGTTGCTCCGCCAGAAGCTGGCACACGCCGCCAGTATCACGGCCACGGCCCCTCGGACAGCGCTGGACGGAAAGCTGGCTCGTGCAGTGGGCCCGGGATACTAAGGCACGAAGCTACCTAAGCCCGccgtcgggggtggggtgggggggcagggagaggacagTCTCCAAAGGACACCCTCGGCAAAGCACACGGTGACCAAGCCGTGACGACAGGCCTGACTCTTCTAACTcggcacaggctgcaggtgcagaggGACGGCCCGGGATGCCAATGGCTCTTGCTGGAAGGGGCTCCAGGTTCTGATGGCTCCCCCAAAGGCCTCCGGAGAGCGGAGATAACCCTGCTCAGGCCCCAGGGCCGGCCCCCAGCTGGAGTCTGGGAGGAGGATGCTCGGCCGGGAAGGTCGTGCGATGACTCCGAGGCCCCTGCGAGGGCCGGCCGGTGCCCCATCCAACTCCAGCAGGCCCAGCATGGAGATCCTAAGGAGGGAGCAGGAGCGAGGAGGGGAGAGCGGGCCGAGGGCCCGGGGCCTCCCGCGCACTAGTCGGGCGGCCGGAGCCCGGGCGAGCGGTCAGGCGCCTCGCGCTTCAGGGCTGCCTGCGCAGGCCCGGGCGCGCGAAGGCCGGGTGCATGAGATTCTCGGTGATGTAGGCCACCAGCAGGCAGATGACCACGAGCATGACGCAGATGGAGCCGCCCACCGCCGTCATGGCCACCACGATCTCCCGCATGCCGGCCGGCTCGGCCGCGAACTCCACGCACTCGGCGGGCTCCGGGGAGGCGGCGGCTTCGGCGCGCAGCGGCAACGGCTGCAGGCACAGGCGGTAGCGCACGCCGTCGTGCACGTCGGGCAGCAGGTAGTCGCGGCAGGAGGCGCCGAGCAGCACGCGCTCGCACGGGAAGCGCGTGTAGGCGCCGCGCCACGAGCAGTTGAGCGCGAAGGCGCGCACGCGGCGCGCCTCGGCCGGCGCCAGGCGCCACTGCAGCAGGACGCTGCGGTTGCGCAGGACGCTGGCGCGCAGCGAGCGGCCGGCCGAGGCGTGCGCCGCGCAGCCGGGCGCCTGGCAGCGGAAGCCCCGCGCGGGGCTGCGGAAGCACAGACGCCCGCCGCCCGCCTCGGGGCCCTCGGGCAGCACCTTGTAAGGGCACCAGGGCGCGTCGGCCGCCGGCTCCCAGCCCGGCGGCGTCGGGGCGGCCGCGGCGCAGGGCGGCGGCGTGCAGGCggccagcaacagcagcagcgGCGGGGCGCGCATCCTGCGGCTgggccgggcggcggcggcggcggcggcggcggcggggcgcggGCTCGCGAGCGCGGGCAGTGGGTCACGCGGGCCGCGCCGCCGCTCCCCGCACTCGCCCGGCGCGCCGCGCCCTCCGCCGCCGCCCGCTCCGACCCGCCCCCGCGCCTCGTGCGCGCTTGGACCCGGCGCGGCGGCGGAGGCGGGGCCGCTCCACGACCCGCCCCCCTTAACCCTCGCCGGGCCGCGGCCCCCGGAGGGCGCATCTCGGAGGCGAGGGCGCCGCCCCCACACGGGGGCCGCTGGGTCCCTCGGCGCCTCCCCCTTTGAGCGCCCTTCGCAGtgctgcccctgccccgcccGGCTGGGCTTTCCCGTGggttccccagggcagccccgcACTTCTCCTTGGCCGTGCCAGGCGGGGATGCCGTGCTTTCGGATGGGGGCGAGCAGCCGCTCTACGCCGGCTGCCCCATCCCAGACCCGTGAGAGGGACCGGCCAGGAAAGGGTCCCATCTGCCCTGAGCTGGAGGAGGTGAGGACGGAAAGGTCTTCTTCCCTAGGATTTCTGCTTCTTTCCAGGCGGACAGCGCCGACCTGGGAGCTGCGCCAGGGAGGTGCGGCATCCTTGGC
Proteins encoded:
- the FNDC10 gene encoding fibronectin type III domain-containing protein 10, yielding MRAPPLLLLLAACTPPPCAAAAPTPPGWEPAADAPWCPYKVLPEGPEAGGGRLCFRSPARGFRCQAPGCAAHASAGRSLRASVLRNRSVLLQWRLAPAEARRVRAFALNCSWRGAYTRFPCERVLLGASCRDYLLPDVHDGVRYRLCLQPLPLRAEAAASPEPAECVEFAAEPAGMREIVVAMTAVGGSICVMLVVICLLVAYITENLMHPAFARPGLRRQP